From a region of the Dermatophagoides farinae isolate YC_2012a chromosome 3, ASM2471394v1, whole genome shotgun sequence genome:
- the LOC124498458 gene encoding uncharacterized protein LOC124498458 yields the protein MAKTKNKKNNSKPFRRNLVLDKPIKTNWKKKMQLKHENTQIKALEAELKAEKRTLIEEKRQRRVENQKRREENAKKAEIVQTIRNKNKLKKLKGSRKIRKV from the coding sequence atggcaaaaacgaaaaacaagaagaatAATTCGAAACCATTTCGACGAAATTTAGTACTGGACAAACCGATCAAAACgaattggaagaaaaaaatgcaattgAAACATGAAAATACACAGATTAAAGCATTGGAAGCTGAATTAAAAGCCGAAAAACGTACATTAATCGAAgaaaaacgacaacgacgtGTAGAGAATCAAAAACGTCGTGAAGAGAATGCAAAAAAAGCCGAAATTGTACAAACAATAAGAAATAAGAATAagctaaaaaaattaaaaggaTCAAGAAAAATACGAAAAgtttaa
- the LOC124498457 gene encoding uncharacterized protein LOC124498457: MSKQKDSDDDDNNNVYGPVLPANFLKSKNDEKSKSNINNEDDDENDDEVYGPILPSSSSSSSSSVIGPVIGPSLPINFNSSKQLNEHNNNNNADVDDDDFIIGPLPPGEIDLNHIHNQNRSIRNETDGPKREKWMLEPGKSLGRAFQVPTKSITKFSQKTPKDKRLTEDEKMEIHAKAQKDKKMEEFLEKYDKTNKREQSLMEIHRQDLRKNKKSKTTTTTSSQAERREFDREKDLCAPQMDSKRKKTLITEASNTFGTKFSRGKFEKFL, encoded by the exons atgtcaaaacaaaaagattccgatgatgatgataataataatgtttatgGTCCTGTATTGCCAgcgaattttttgaaatcaaaaaatgatgaaaaatcaaaatcgaatatTAATAacgaagacgacgacgaaaatgatgatgaggtttATGGTCCAattttgccatcatcatcatcatcatcatcatcatcagttattGGACCCGTAATTGGACCAAGCTTaccaatcaattttaattcatcTAAACAACTGAatgaacataataataataataatgctgatgttgatgatgacgatttcATTATAGGACCATTACCTCCGGGCGAAATCGATTTGAATCatattcataatcaaaatcgatcaattcgAAATGAAACGGATGGAccgaaaagagaaaaatggaTGCTTGAACCAGGTAAATCACTTGGTCGAGCATTTCAAGTGCCCACTAAATCGATAACGAAATTTAGCCAGAAAACGCCTAAAGATAAACGTTTAAccgaagatgaaaaaatggaaattcatGCAAAAGCacaaaaagataaaaaaatggaagaatttcttgaaaaatatgataaaACCAATAAACGTGAACAATCATTAATGGAAATACATCGACAAGATTTACGAAAAAACAAG aaatcaaaaaccaccaccaccacatcATCACAAGCTGAACGACGTGAATTTGATCGTGAAAAAGATCTTTGTGCACCACAAATGGattcaaaacgaaaaaaaacattaatcacCGAAGCATCGAATAcatttggaacaaaattttcgcgtggaaaatttgaaaaatttttataa